The DNA segment AGTTtttgggctagtagtagttgtctCTGCAGTTgattctgctgttgttgttgctctggttgttgtaccttctgttgtggcaacGATTGTTTCTGATATTGCAGTTtttgggctagtagtagttgtcactgccgttgtttctgctgttgttggtgctgtggttgttgtaccttctgttgtggcaaaggttgtttctgatattgtgcTGGGTCGGCTAATGATTGTCActgtagttgtttctgctgttgtttgtgctgtggttgttgtaccttctgttgtggcaaacgttgtttctgatattgtacttgttgggctagtaaTAGTTGTCACTGCagatgttggtgctgtggttgttgtagcttCTGTTGTGTACAAATTTGTGGTAAAtactgttgttggtgatgtggttcttgtaccttctgttgtggcaaaggttTTTTCCGATATTGtccttgttgggctagtagtagttggCACTGCAGTTGTGTcagctgttgttggtgctgttgtagttgtaccttctgttgtggcaaaggttgtttctgatattgtacttgttgggctagtagtagttgtcactgcggttgtttctgctgttgttggtgctgtggttgtaccttctgttgtggcaaatgttgtttctgatattgtacttgttgggctagtagtagttgtcactgcagttgtttctgctgttgttggtgctgtggttgttgtaccttctgttgtggcaaatGTTGTTTCTGacattgtacttgttgggctagtaaCAGTTGTCACTCCagatgttggtgctgtggttgttgtagcttctgttgtgtacaaatttttggtaaattctgttgttggtgctgtggttgttgtagcttCTATTGTGGCAAAGATTGTTTCTGgtattgtacttgttgggctagtagtagttgtcaattcagttgtttctgctgttgttggtgctgtggttgttgtaccttctgttgtggcaaaggttgtttctgatattgtacttgttgggctagtagtagttgtcactgtagttgtttctgctgttgttggtgctgtggttgttgtaccttctgttgtggcaaaagttgtttctgatattgtactggGTCGGCTAGTAATGgttgtcactgcagttgtttctgctgttgttggtgttttggttgttgtaccttctgatGTGGCAGTAGTTGTTTCTGATCgtgtacttgttgggctagtagtagttgtcactacggttgtttctgctgttgttggtgctgtggttgttgtaccttgtGATGTGGTAAaagttgtttctgatattgaacttgttgggctagtagtagttgtcactgcagttgtgtaagctgttgttgctgctgtggttgttgtaccttctgttgtggcaaaggttgtttctgatattgtactggGTCGGCTAGTAATGATTGTCActgtagttgtttctgctgttgttggtgctgtggttgttgtaccttctgttgtggaaaacgttgtttctgatattgtactttTTGGGCTAGTAACAGTTGTCACTGCagatgttggtgctgtggttgttgtagcttctgttgtgtacaaatttgtgttatattgtgttgttggtgatgtggTTGTTGTATCTTCTCTTTTGACAAAGTTTGTTTGTGATATTGTACTTGTCGGGCTAGTAGTAGTCATCACTGCagatgttggtgctgtggttgttttagcttctgttgtgtacaaatttgtggtaaattctgtttttggtgctgtggttgttgtaccttctgttgtggcaaaggttgtttctgatattgtacttgttgggctagtagtagttctcactgcagttgtttctgctgttgttggtgctgtggttgttgtaccttctgttgtggcaaaggttgtttctgatattgtcctttttgggctagtagtagttggcactgcagttgtttctgttCTTGTTGGTGTTTTGGTTGTTGTACTTTCTGATGTGGCAATAGTTTTTTCTGTTATTGTACTGGGCCGGCTAGTAATGATTGTCActgtagttgtttctgctgttgttggtgctgtggttgttgtaccttctgttgtggcaaagattgtttctgatattgtacttgttgggctagtagtagttctcactgcagttgtttctgttgttgttggtgctgcggttgttgtaccttctgttgtggcaaaggttgtttctgatattgtacttgttgggctagtagtagttgtcactgcggttgtttctgctgttgttggtgctgtggttctTGTACCTTCTATTATTGCAAatgttgtttctgatattgtacttgttgggctagtagtagttgtcactgcagttgtttctgctgttgttggtgctgtggttgttccGTGTGATGTGGTAAaagttgtttctgatattgaacttgttgggctagtagtagttgtcactgcagttgtttctgctgttgttggtgctgtggttgttgtaccttctgttgtggcaaaggttgtttctgatcttgtacttgttgggctagtagtagttgtcactgcagttgtttctgctgttgttggtgctgtggttgttgtaccttctgttgtggcaaacgttgtttctgatattgtacttgttgggctagtaaCAGTTGTCACTCCagatgttggtgctgtggttgttgtagcttctgttgtgtacaaatttgtggtaaattctgttgttggtgatgtggTTGTTGTATCTTCTCTTTTGGCAAAGGTTGTTTGtgatattgtacttgttgggctagtagtagtcGTCACTGCagatgttggtgctgtggttgttgtagcttCTATTGTGGCAAAGATTGTTTCTGgtattgtacttgttgggctagtagtagttgtcaattcagttgtttctgctgttgttggtgctgtggttgttgtaccttctgttgtggcaaaggttgtttctgatattgtacttgttgggctagtagtagttgtcactgtagttgtttctgctgttgttggtgctgtggttgttgtaccttctgttgtggcaaaagttgtttctgatattgtactggGTCGGCTAGTAATGgttgtcactgcagttgtttctgctgttgttggtgttttggttgttgtaccttctgatGTGGCAGTAGTTGTTTCTGATCgtgtacttgttgggctagtagtagttgtcactacggttgtttctgctgttgttggtgctgtggttgttgtaccttgtGATGTGGTAAaagttgtttctgatattgaacttgttgggctagtagtagttgtcactgcagttgtgtaagctgttgttgctgctgtggttgttgtaccttctgttgtggcaaaggttgtttctgatattgtactggGTCGGCTAGTAATGATTGTCActgtagttgtttctgctgttgttggtgctgtggttgttgtaccttctgttgtggcaaacgttgtttctgatattgtacttcTCGGGCTAGTAGTAGTCATCACTGCagatgttggtgctgtggttgttgtagcttctgttgtgtacaaatttgtgttatattgtgttgttggtgatgtggTTGTTGTATCTTCTCTTTTCGCAAAGTTTGTTTGTGATATTGTACTTGTCGGGCTAGTAGTAGTCATCACTGCagatgttggtgctgtggttgttttagcttctgttgtgtacaaatttgtggtaaattctgttattggtgctgtggttgttgtaccttctgttgtcgcaaaggttgtttctgatattgtacttgttgggctagtagtagttctcactgcagttgtttctgctgttgttggtgctgtggttgttgtaccttctgttgtggcaaaggttgtttctgatattgtccttgttgggctagtagtagttggcactgcagttgtttctgctgttgttggtgttttggttgttgtaccttctgttgtggcaatAGTTTTTTCTGTTATTGTACTGGGTCGGCTAGTAATGATTGTCActgtagttgtttctgctgttgttggtgctgtggttgttgtacctttggttgtggcaaaggttgtttctgatatcgtacttgttgggctagtagtagttgtcactgtagttgtttctgctgttcttggtgctgtggttgttgtaccttctgttgtggcaaaagttgtttctgatattgtacttgttgggctagtagtagttgtcaattcagttgtttctgctgttgttggtgttttggttgttgtaccttctgatGTGGCAATAGTTGTTTCTGTCATTGTACTGGGTCGGCTAGTAATGATTGTCActgtagttgtttctgctgttgttggtgctgtggttgttgtaccttctgttgtggcaaaggttgtttctgatattgtacttgttgggctagtagtagttgtcactgcagttgtttctgctgttgttggtgctgtggttgttgtaccttctgttgagGCAAAAGTTGAATCTGATCTTGTACTTGTTTGGCTAGAagtagttgtcactgcagttgtttctgctgttgttggtgctgtggtgcTTGTAACTTGTGACGTGGTAAAAGTTGTTATTGATATTgaacttgttgggctagtagtagttgtcactgcagttgtttctgctgttgttggtgctgtggttgttgtaccttctgttgtggcaaacgttgtttctgatattgtacttgttgggctagtaaCAGTTGTCACTCCggatgttggtgctgtggttgttgtagcttCTGATGTGTACAAATTTgtggtaaattctgttgttggtgatgtggTTGTTGTATCTTCTCTTTTGGCAAAGGTTGTTTGtgatattgtacttgttgggctagtaaTAGTCGTCACTGCagatgttggtgctgtggttgttgtagcttctgttgtgtacaaatttgtggtaaattctgtttttggtgctgtggttgttgtaccttctgttgtggcaaagaTTGTTTCTGgtattgtacttgttgggctagtagtagttgtcgcttcagttgtttctgctgttgttggtgctgtggttgttgtaccttctgttgtggcaaaggttgattCTGATATTGtccttgttgggctagtagtagttggcactgcagttgtttctgctgttgttggtgttttggttgttgtaccttctgatGTGGCAATAGTTGTTTCTGATCGTGTACTTGTTGCGCTAGTAGAAGTTGTCACTTCAGTTgattctgctgttgttggtgctgtggttgttgtaccttctatTATGGCAAatgttgtttctgatattgtacttgttgggctagtagtagttgtcactgcagttgtttctgctgttgttggtgctgtggttgttgtaccttgtGATGTGGTAAaagttgtttctgatattgaacttgttgggctagtagtagttgtcactgcagttgtgtcagctgttgttgctgctgtggttgttgtaccttctgttgtggcaaaggttgtttctgatattgtactggGTCGGCTAGTAATGGTTGTCActgtagttgtttctgctgttgttggtgctgtggttgtggtaccttctgttgtggcaaagcTTGTGtctgatattgtacttgttgggctaaTAGTAGTCGTCACTGCagatgttggtgctgtggttgttgtagcttctgttgtgtacaaatttgtggtaaattctgtttttggtgctctggttgttgtaccttcttttgtggcaaaggttgtttctgatattgtacttgttgggctagaAGTAGTTGTCACGTCAGTTGTTTccgctgttgttggtgctgtggttgttgtaccttctgttgtggcaaaggttgattCTGATATTGtccttgttgggctagtagtatttggcactgcagttgtttctgctgttgttggtgttttggttgttgtaccttctgatGTGGCAATAGTTGTTTCTGATCGTGTACTTGTTGcgctagtagtagttgtcaatgcggttgtttctgctgttgttggtgctgtggttgttgtaccttctatTATGGcaaatgctgtttctgatattgtacttgttgggctagtagtagttgtcactgcagttgtttctgctgttgttggtgctgtggttgttgtaccttctgttgtggcaaatgttgtttctgatattgtacttgttggactagtagtagttgtcactgcagttgtttctcctgttgttggtgctgtggttgttgtaccttgtGATGTGGTAAaagttgtttctgatattgaacttgttgggctagtagtagttgtcactgcagttgtttctcctgttgttggtgctgtggttgttgtaccttgtgatgtggcaaaggttgtttctgatattgtactggGTCGGCTAGTAATGATTGTCActgtagttgtttctgctgttgttggtgctgtggttgttgtaccttcttttgtggcaaaggttgtttctgatattgtacttgttgggctagtagtagtcGTCACTGCAGATGTTGGtactgtggttgttgtagcttctgttgtgtacaaatttgtggtaaattctgtttttggtgctctggttgttgtaccttctgttgtggcaaaggttgtttctgatattgtacttgttgggctagtagtagttgtcactgcagttgtttctgctgttgttggtgctgtggttgttgtaccttctgttatGGCAAatgttgtttctgatattgtacttgttgggctagtagtagttgtcactgcagttgtgtcagctgttgttggtgctgtggttgtacCTTCTGTTTTGGCAAAGGTGGTTTCTGTTATTGTACTGGGTCGGCTAGTAATGATTGTCACTGTaattgtttctgctgttgtgggtgctgtggttgttgtaccttctgttgtggcaaaggttgtttctgatattgtacttgttgggctagtagtagttgtcactgtagttgtttctgctgttgttggtgctgtggttgttgtaccttctatTATGGcaaatgctgtttctgatattgtacttgttgggctagtagtagttgtcactgcggttgtttctgctgttgttggtgctgtggttgttgtaccttctgttgtggcaaacgttgtttctgatattgtacttgttgggctagtaaCAGTTGTCACTCCGGATGTtggtgctgttgttgttgtagcttcTGATGTGTACAAATTTgtggtaaattctgttgttggtgatgtggTTGTTGTATCTTCTCTTTTGGCAAAGGTTGTTTGtgatattgtacttgttgggctagtaaTAGTCGTCACTGCagatgttggtgctgtggttgttgtagcttctgttgtgtacaaatttgtggtaaattctgtttttggtgctgtggttgttgtaccttctgttgtggcaaagaTTGTTTCTGgtattgtacttgttgggctagtagtagttgtcgcttcagttgtttctgctgttgttggtgctgtggttgttgtacgtTCTATTATGGCAAatgttgtttctgatattgaacttgttgggctagtagtatttgtcactgcagttgtgtcagctgttgttgctgctgtggtTGTtttaccttctgttgtggcaaaggttgtttctgatattgtactggGTCGGCTAGTAATGGTTGTCActgtagttgtttctgctgttgttggtgctgtggttgttgtaccatCTGTTGTGGCAAAgcttgtttctgatattgtacttgttgggctaaTAGTAGTCGTCACTGcagttgttggtgctgtggttgttgtagcttctgttgtgtacaaatttgtggtaaattctgtttttggtgctctggttgttgtaccttctgttgtggcaaaggttgtttctgatattgtacttgttgggctagtagtagttgtcacttcagttgtttctgctgttgttggtgctgtggttgttgtaccttctgttgtggcaaaggttgattCTGATATTGTCCTTGTTAGGCTAGTAGTAGTTggcactgcagttgtttctgctgttgttggtgtttttctTGTTGTACCTTCTGATATGGCAATAGTTGTCTCTGATCgtgtacttgttgggctagtagtagttgtcactgcagttgtttctgctgttgttggtgctgtggttgttgtaccttgtGATGTGGTAAaagttgtttctgatattgaacttgttgggctagtagtagttgtcactgcagttgtgtcagctgttgttgctgctgtggtTGTtttaccttctgttgtggcaaaggttgtttctgatattgtactggGTCGGCTAGTAATGGTTGTCActgtagttgtttctgctgttgttggtgctgtggttgtggtaccttctgttgtggcaaagcTTGTGtctgatattgtacttgttgggctagtagtagttgtcactgcagttgtttctgctgttgttggtgttctggttgttgtaccttctgatGTGGCAATAGTTGTTTCTGATCGTGTACTTGTTGcgctagtagtagttgtcaatgcggttgtttctgctgttgttggtgctgtggttgttgtaccttctggtgtggcaaaggttgtttctgatattgtactggGTCGGCTAGTAATGATTGTCActgtagttgtttctgctgttgttgttgctgtggttgtaccttctgttgtggtaaaggttgtttctgatattgtacttgttgggctagtaaCAGTTGTCACTCCagatgttggtgctgtggttgttgtagcttctgttgtgtacaaatttgtggtaaattctgtttttggtgctgtggttgttgtaccttctgttgtggcaaaggttgtttctgatattgtacttgttgggctagtagtagttggcacgtcagttgtttctgctgttgttggtgctgtggttgttgtaccttctgttgtggcaaaggttgattCTGATATTGtccttgttgggctagtagtagttgtcactgcggttgtttctgctgttgttggtgctgtggttgttgtaccttgtGATGTGGTAAaagttgtttctgatattgaacttgttgggctagtagtagttgtgACTGCAGTTTTGTcagctgttgttgctgctgtggttgttgtaccttctgttgtggcaaaggttgtttctgatattgtactggGTCGGCTAGTAATGattgtcactgcagttgtttctgctgttgttggtgctgtggttgttgtaccttctgttgtggcaaagattgtttctgatattgtacttggTCGGCTAGTAATGgttgtcactgcagttgtttctgctgttgttggtgctggtgATGTTataccttctgttgtggcaatggttgtttctgatattgtacttgtttGGCTAGTAGTAGTCGTCaatgcagttgtttctgctgttgtttgtgctgtggttgttgtaccttctgagGTGGTAAAAATTTTTTCTGATATTGAACTTGTTGGGCTAGTTgtagttgtcactgcagttATTTCTGGTGTtcttggtgctgtggttgttgtaccttctgttgtggcaaatgttgtttctgatattgcaCTTGTTGGGCTAGTAACAGTTGTTACTCCAGATGTTGgttctgtggttgttgtagcttctgttgtgtacaaatttctggtaaattctgttgttggtgatgtggttgttgtaccttctgttgtggcaaagaTTGTTTCTGgtattgtacttgttgggctagt comes from the Hemibagrus wyckioides isolate EC202008001 linkage group LG03, SWU_Hwy_1.0, whole genome shotgun sequence genome and includes:
- the LOC131351150 gene encoding mucin-19-like isoform X3 yields the protein MTIQTSTISETTVATPEGKTTTAITTAETTAVITTTSPTSTISETTFATIEGTTTTAPTTAETTALTTTTSPTSTRSETTIATSGGTTTKTPTTAETTAVPTTTSPTSTISETTFATTEGTTTTAPTTAETTSVTTTTSPTSTISETTFATTEGTTTTAATTADTTAVTTTTSPTSSISETTFTTSQGTTTTAPTTAETTAVTTTTSPTSTISETTFAIIEGTTTTAPTTAETTAVTTTTSPTSTRSETTIATSEGTTTKTPTTAETTAVPTTTSPTRTISESTFATTEGTTTTAPTTAETTEVTTTTSPTSTLSETIFATTEGTTTTTPTTTETTAVPTTTSPTRTISETTFATTEGTTTTAPTTAETTTVTTTTSPTSTISETILATTEGTTTTAPKTAETTEVTTTTSPTSSISETTFTTSQGTTTTAPTTAETTAVTTTTSPTSTISEKTFATTEGTTTTAPITAETTAVTTTTSPTSIISQTTFAKREATTMTALTTAETTAVTTTTSPTSAISETTFAKTEVTTTTSPTTEFTTNLYTTEATTTTAPTSGVTTVTSPTSTISETTFATTEGTPTAPTTAETTTVTIITSRPSTISETTFATTEGTTTTAATTADTTAVTTTTSPTNSISETTFTTSQGTTTTAPTTAETTAVTTTTSPTSTRSETTIAISEGTTSKTPTTAETTAVPTTTSPTRTISESTFATTEGTTTTAPKTEFTTNLYTTEATTTTAPTSAVTTITSPTSTISETTFAKREDTTSTSPTTEFTTNLYISEATTTTAPTSGVTTVTSPTSTISETTFATTEGTTTTAPITAETTEVTTTTSPTSSISETTFTTSQGTTTAPTTAETAAVRTTTSPTSTISETTFATSEGTTTKTPKTAETAAVRTTTSPTSTISETIFATTEGTTTTAPTTAETTEVTTTTSPTSTISETTFATTEGTTTTAPKTAETAAVRTTTSPTSTISETTFATTEGTTTTAPTTAETTTVTIITSRPSTISETTFATTEGTTTTAATTADTTAVTTTTSPTNSISETTFTTSQGTTTTAPTTAETTAVRTTTSPTRTISETTFATSEGTTSKTPTTAETTAVTTTTSPTRTISESTFATTEGTTTRAPKTEFTTNLYTTEATTTTAPTSAVTTTISPTSTISDTSFATTEGTTTTAPTTAETTTVTTITSRPSTVSETTFATTEGKTTIAATTAETTAVTTTTSQTRTISETTFATPEGTTTTAPITAETPAVMTTTSPTSTISETTFATTEGTTTTAPKTEFTTNLYKTEAKTTTSPTSTISETTFATTEGTTTTAATTADTTAVTTTTSPTSTIPETIFATTEGTTTTSPTTEFTRNLYTTEATTTTEPTSGVTTVTSPTSAISETTFATTEGTTTTAPRTPEITAVTTTTSPTSSISEKIFTTSEGTTTTAQTTAETTALTTTTSQTSTISETTIATTEGITSPAPTTAETTAVTTITSRPSTISETIFATTEGTTTTAPTTAETTAVTIITSRPSTISETTFATTEGTTTTAATTADKTAVTTTTSPTSSISETTFTTSQGTTTTAPTTAETTAVTTTTSPTRTISESTFATTEGTTTTAPTTAETTDVPTTTSPTSTISETTFATTEGTTTTAPKTEFTTNLYTTEATTTTAPTSGVTTVTSPTSTISETTFTTTEGTTTATTTAETTTVTIITSRPSTISETTFATPEGTTTTAPTTAETTALTTTTSATSTRSETTIATSEGTTTRTPTTAETTAVTTTTSPTSTISDTSFATTEGTTTTAPTTAETTTVTTITSRPSTISETTFATTEGKTTTAATTADTTAVTTTTSPTSSISETTFTTSQGTTTTAPTTAETTAVTTTTSPTSTRSETTIAISEGTTRKTPTTAETTAVPTTTSLTRTISESTFATTEGTTTTAPTTAETTEVTTTTSPTSTISETTFATTEGTTTRAPKTEFTTNLYTTEATTTTAPTTAVTTTISPTSTISETSFATTDGTTTTAPTTAETTTVTTITSRPSTISETTFATTEGKTTTAATTADTTAVTNTTSPTSSISETTFAIIERTTTTAPTTAETTEATTTTSPTSTIPETIFATTEGTTTTAPKTEFTTNLYTTEATTTTAPTSAVTTITSPTSTISQTTFAKREDTTTTSPTTEFTTNLYTSEATTTTAPTSGVTTVTSPTSTISETTFATTEGTTTTAPTTAETTAVTTTTSPTSTISETAFAIIEGTTTTAPTTAETTTVTTTTSPTSTISETTFATTEGTTTTAPTTAETITVTIITSRPSTITETTFAKTEGTTTAPTTADTTAVTTTTSPTSTISETTFAITEGTTTTAPTTAETTAVTTTTSPTSTISETTFATTEGTTTRAPKTEFTTNLYTTEATTTTVPTSAVTTTTSPTSTISETTFATKEGTTTTAPTTAETTTVTIITSRPSTISETTFATSQGTTTTAPTTGETTAVTTTTSPTSSISETTFTTSQGTTTTAPTTGETTAVTTTTSPTSTISETTFATTEGTTTTAPTTAETTAVTTTTSPTSTISETAFAIIEGTTTTAPTTAETTALTTTTSATSTRSETTIATSEGTTTKTPTTAETTAVPNTTSPTRTISESTFATTEGTTTTAPTTAETTDVTTTSSPTSTISETTFATKEGTTTRAPKTEFTTNLYTTEATTTTAPTSAVTTTISPTSTISDTSFATTEGTTTTAPTTAETTTVTTITSRPSTISETTFATTEGTTTTAATTADTTAVTTTTSPTSSISETTFTTSQGTTTTAPTTAETTAVTTTTSPTSTISETTFAIIEGTTTTAPTTAESTEVTTSTSATSTRSETTIATSEGTTTKTPTTAETTAVPTTTSPTRTISESTFATTEGTTTTAPTTAETTEATTTTSPTSTIPETIFATTEGTTTTAPKTEFTTNLYTTEATTTTAPTSAVTTITSPTSTISQTTFAKREDTTTTSPTTEFTTNLYTSEATTTTAPTSGVTTVTSPTSTISETTFATTEGTTTTAPTTAETTAVTTTTSPTSSISITTFTTSQVTSTTAPTTAETTAVTTTSSQTSTRSDSTFASTEGTTTTAPTTAETTAVTTTTSPTSTISETTFATTEGTTTTAPTTAETTTVTIITSRPSTMTETTIATSEGTTTKTPTTAETTELTTTTSPTSTISETTFATTEGTTTTAPRTAETTTVTTTTSPTSTISETTFATTKGTTTTAPTTAETTTVTIITSRPSTITEKTIATTEGTTTKTPTTAETTAVPTTTSPTRTISETTFATTEGTTTTAPITEFTTNLYTTEAKTTTAPTSAVMTTTSPTSTISQTNFAKREDTTTTSPTTQYNTNLYTTEATTTTAPTSAVMTTTSPRSTISETTFATTEGTTTTAPTTAETTTVTIITSRPSTISETTFATTEGTTTTAATTAYTTAVTTTTSPTSSISETTFTTSQGTTTTAPTTAETTVVTTTTSPTSTRSETTTATSEGTTTKTPTTAETTAVTTITSRPSTISETTFATTEGTTTTAPTTAETTTVTTTTSPTSTISETTFATTEGTTTTAPTTAETTELTTTTSPTSTIPETIFATIEATTTTAPTSAVTTTTSPTSTISQTTFAKREDTTTTSPTTEFTTNLYTTEATTTTAPTSGVTTVTSPTSTISETTFATTEGTTTTAPTTAETTAVTTTTSPTSTRSETTFATTEGTTTTAPTTAETTAVTTTTSPTSSISETTFTTSHGTTTAPTTAETTAVTTTTSPTSTISETTFAIIEGTRTTAPTTAETTAVTTTTSPTSTISETTFATTEGTTTAAPTTTETTAVRTTTSPTSTISETIFATTEGTTTTAPTTAETTTVTIITSRPSTITEKTIATSESTTTKTPTRTETTAVPTTTSPKRTISETTFATTEGTTTTAPTTAETTAVRTTTSPTSTISETTFATTEGTTTTAPKTEFTTNLYTTEAKTTTAPTSAVMTTTSPTSTISQTNFVKREDTTTTSPTTQYNTNLYTTEATTTTAPTSAVTTVTSPKSTISETTFSTTEGTTTTAPTTAETTTVTIITSRPSTISETTFATTEGTTTTAATTAYTTAVTTTTSPTSSISETTFTTSQGTTTTAPTTAETTVVTTTTSPTSTRSETTTATSEGTTTKTPTTAETTAVTTITSRPSTISETTFATTEGTTTTAPTTAETTTVTTTTSPTSTISETTFATTEGTTTTAPTTAETTELTTTTSPTSTIPETIFATIEATTTTAPTTEFTKNLYTTEATTTTAPTSGVTTVTSPTSTMSETTFATTEGTTTTAPTTAETTAVTTTTSPTSTISETTFATTEGTTTAPTTAETTAVTTTTSPTSTISETTFATTEGTTTTAPTTADTTAVPTTTSPTRTISEKTFATTEGTRTTSPTTVFTTNLYTTEATTTTAPTSAVTTITSPTSTISETTFATTEGTTTTAQTTAETTTVTIISRPSTISETTFATTEGTTTTAPTTAETTAVTTTTSPKTAISETIVATTEGTTTRATTTAESTAETTTTSPKTAISETIFATTGGTTTRATTTAETTTVTTIISRPNTISETTFATIEGTTSAVTTTTSPTSTISETTFTTSQGTTTAPTTAETTTMTSITSKTSTISEKTIATTEGTTTTAPATEFTTNMYTTEATTTTALTTAETTAVTTISSPTSTILETTFATTEGTSITALPTAETTAVTTISSPTSTILEITFATTEGTSMTATKTAETTAVTTTTSPIRTISETTVATTEFTSSTAETTAVTTIAIPTSTLSETIFSTTEGTTTTAPATQVTTNMYTTEATTTIALTTAETTAVTTTSSPTSTISETIYATKKVTSSTAETTEVTTIAIPTSTLSETTFYTTESTTTTPLTTEFTTSLYTTEATTTTAPTSAVTTTSNPTSTSSESTFATREGTTTSALTTADTTAVTTSTRPTTTISEITFTTSQGTTTTAPKTAETTAMTTTTNPTSTSSETTVATREGTTTSALTTADTTAVTTTTRPTTTISEITFTTSQGTTTTAPTTADTTAVTTTTSPTSTRSETTFATTEGTTTTAPTIAETTTVTNITSRHITISERTFATTESSTTTAPTTAETTSVTTTTNPTSAISETTIATTEGTTTTAETSAVTTTTRPRSTISETTYATTEGTTTTAPRTTAPTRALTTAVKSTSRPISTISETTYATTEGTTNTALPTAETTAVTTTTSTTSTVSETTFTTTEGTTTTAPTTAETTAVKTTTSPTSTIIETTFATTEGTKTTAPTTGFTTNLYITEDKTTTAHTTEETTAVTTTTSPTSTISDTHSAATEVTTTTTPITAETTAVTTTTRLTSTISQTTSATTEGTTTTAPTTADLTALTTAMTPTNTISEATSATIEATSSTAPTSETTEVKTTCTPASATSEPADMTFTSTVMTFTSTFTPTEFMPNTLYTTESTTTTPSTSAETYAVKTTIIPTSTIPETTMATTEATTITAPTTAEGIPLTPTSTPTSTIAEATATEKISTETTVLYTKQTAAYPGTTLYKTQATTSASPTMAKTTTTTFVSVSSANPTVTTDPMTQTNANEETTAFINTSKNAETAPVLFPTAAPISTKSHPTNAATSIPVATLSDINGSAVVQTRMVFSSSSPVPSESLVLNVTQTLLIARPTNLTDSVKVLNFTYEKISDTSYALNFTFNISSVSMTQNPDLRNDTYSHVKSIINNALNTLLNEAGAEPFEPQSSVFTSSGNQVNGDMTYHFQDGDTKTPAAFLNELKAQSTPITGSAVVQTRMVFSSSSPVPSESLVLNVTQTLLSTPLTNLTDSVKVLNFTYESTFVLLITQSHNIQIIVSEL